Part of the Virgibacillus natechei genome is shown below.
GATTAACACCTCAGATATTACACAAGCTATGAGTGATAATCCAATAATTAAATCTGTTGAGATCAGCAGGAAATTCCCTTGGACAGTAGACATAATAGTAAATGAACACCAACGTGTAGGATACGTTGAAGAAGAAAGTAATTTTCATCCCATTCTTGGAAATGGACAAATATTACATGAAATGGAGCAAGATGCGATAAGTGGTGATGCACCACTATTAGTAGAGTTTACAGAAGAGGAATATTTACATAGAATGGCCATTGAACTTCAGGAACTATCAGACAGTATTTTGAATTTAATTTCGGAAATTCATTGGAATCCAACTGATGATAACCCAAATGATATTTGGCTTTATATGAATGATGGATTTATGGTGAGTGGAACGATAAGGGATTTTGCTGATAGAATGCAAGTCTATCCATCTATCATTTCTCAACTGGATCCCGAAGATAAGGGCGTTATCCATATCGGGGTAGGTGCTTATTTTGAATCATTTGAAAATGATAATGATGAGGATAATCAGATGGAAACATCGACAGAAGAATAAACTTCTGCAACTAAATCGTAGAGGAAAGTCATATTTTTTGACTAGGTTACGAACTTTTTTAGGAAGAGTAAGAAAGTCTTAAAATTTTCTAACTGCTTAATAGCTAAGACTGTGACGTCCTTGAAATAGAAAAGCACTTATTCTGTGTGCGAAGGCTCCTATCTTGTCCTGGGACTGTAATTACTCGTCCCGCCGAAAACAAGTGTCGTGGTAAGTAGGGCTAAGGATTCGGCCGTAAAACTAGGCGATAAGCCAATTTTTCTAATAAATATGTAATAAAACAAAGAAAAATAAAGGAATTTTATAATTTTTGAAGAATTACCTATATATATTTCCTTTTTTTCGTATATTCCTATAAAATATTAAATTATAGTAGATTCATAGTTTGGATAGTAGATTAAACATCTAAGATTTATTAGATGTTGCTGAATTAGGAGGTGCCTTTCTTTGAACAACAGTGACGTACTAGTGAGCCTTGATATAGGGACATCAAAAATTAAAGTAATAATTGGAGAAGTGTTAAATGATTCGTTGAATATAATTGGAGTAGGTACTGCCAAATCTAATGGTATGAAAAAAGGTGCTATTGTAGATATTGATCAAACCGTACATTCGATTAGGAATGCAGTTGAACAAGCCGAACGCATGGTAGGAATGGAGATTGACCGCGTGGTCGTAGGCATTAATGGAAATCACATTCAATTGCAGCCTTGCCATGGTGTGGTAGCTGTTCAGAGTGAAGACCGCGAAATTGGAGAAGAAGATATTACAAGAGTAATTGATGGAGCTCAAGTTGTTTCCATTCCGCCAGAACGAGAGATCGTTGATGTAATACCGAAGCAATTTATTGTTGATGGTTTAGATGAAATAAATGATCCTAGAGGTATGATTGGTGTCCGTTTAGAAATGGAAGGAACAATTATTACTTGTTCAAAAACTGTTTTGCATAATACATTGAAATGTGTGGAACGAGCAAATTTACAAGTATCTGATATTTGCCTACAGCCTCTTGCATCGGGGACTATTGCTTTATCAGCCGATGAAAAGAATATGGGGGTAGCTCTTATAGATGTTGGTGGTGGTTGTTCTACTGTATCTATCTTTGAAAATGACCATTTAGCATCTACCAGTGTTGTTAATCTGGGTGGAGACAATATAACAAAGGATTTATCCATTGGTCTTAGAACATCAACGGAAGAAGCAGAGGACATAAAATTAAATTATGGACATGCATTTTATGATACTGCACGGGAAGATGAAACATTTGAGGCTTCTATTATAGGTAGTGATACAAAACAATCCTATAATCAGTTGCAAATTTCTGATATGATTGAAGCAAGACTAGAAGAAATCTATGCATTTGCAGATAGGGAAATTCGAAAAATGGGTTACCAACAATTACCTGGTGGATATGTTTTAACAGGTGGTATAATGACAATGCCTGGCGTTTCTGAACTTGCACAGGATCTATTTCACTCGAATGTACGTATTGCTATACCGGATTACATAGGTGTTAGAGAGCCACAGTTTACAGCAGGTGTAGGGATATTGCAATTCGCCTATCGTAATGCGAAAATACAGGGAAAAGAATTATTCCCCTCTGTTATCGTTAATCCAAATGAGCAAAAACCCAAGAAAATAAAAAAACAGCCAAAATCTAATGATTCGAAAGAAAAAAAGAAAAAAGAATCCGGAATTGCTAATTTATTTAAATATTTCTTTGATTAGAGGTTATTACTAGATTTTAAGATAGTTATGAAGCAAATGTTTTGTCTTTTTAAATTATCTTATAATTAGCTACCGGTACTCTTGTTATTTTGCATATTAGGAGGAACGGAATATGTTAGAGTTTGATACAAATATGGAAGAACTAGCATCAATTAAAGTCATCGGTGTTGGTGGTGGGGGAAATAATGCTGTCAACCGTATGATTGAGCATGGCGTTGAAGGTGTTGAATTTATTGCTGTTAATACTGATGCACAAGCATTAAATTTATCAAAAGCAGAAGTTAAACTACAAATAGGTGGCAAGCTAACACGTGGATTAGGTGCAGGTGCCAATCCGGAGGTTGGAAAAAAAGCAGCTGAAGAAAGCAAAGAGCAGATTGAAGAAGTATTAAAAGGTACAGATATGATATTTGTTACAGCT
Proteins encoded:
- a CDS encoding cell division protein FtsQ/DivIB, translated to MSKKKIVSIEDRIPKLKQARKKKANRRLIFYLSIFFILISIIVYLQSPLSHIQTINVTGNSFFDDEEIIAQSELTMSTNIWTINTSDITQAMSDNPIIKSVEISRKFPWTVDIIVNEHQRVGYVEEESNFHPILGNGQILHEMEQDAISGDAPLLVEFTEEEYLHRMAIELQELSDSILNLISEIHWNPTDDNPNDIWLYMNDGFMVSGTIRDFADRMQVYPSIISQLDPEDKGVIHIGVGAYFESFENDNDEDNQMETSTEE
- the ftsA gene encoding cell division protein FtsA, producing MNNSDVLVSLDIGTSKIKVIIGEVLNDSLNIIGVGTAKSNGMKKGAIVDIDQTVHSIRNAVEQAERMVGMEIDRVVVGINGNHIQLQPCHGVVAVQSEDREIGEEDITRVIDGAQVVSIPPEREIVDVIPKQFIVDGLDEINDPRGMIGVRLEMEGTIITCSKTVLHNTLKCVERANLQVSDICLQPLASGTIALSADEKNMGVALIDVGGGCSTVSIFENDHLASTSVVNLGGDNITKDLSIGLRTSTEEAEDIKLNYGHAFYDTAREDETFEASIIGSDTKQSYNQLQISDMIEARLEEIYAFADREIRKMGYQQLPGGYVLTGGIMTMPGVSELAQDLFHSNVRIAIPDYIGVREPQFTAGVGILQFAYRNAKIQGKELFPSVIVNPNEQKPKKIKKQPKSNDSKEKKKKESGIANLFKYFFD